AATCCTCACTGCTGAATCCCAGCTTGAGGCGCACGGCTTGCTGACGAGGCCCGCCCTGAACAGGCTCACTGCCCTCACGCATACCACGTGAAAACTGCTCGGGACCGGCCCAGAAGCAGGACGGTAACCCTCCCTCACTGGCCAGTGCGGATACCACGTCGCCCTGAGCGGTAGCAGCCAACAGACGCAGCGCACGATAAAGGTTGGATTTGCCACTACCATTGGCGCCGGTAATGACATTGAGCGCACCCAACTCGAGTCGCAGATCACGCAATGAGCGGTAGTTGGATACGGCCAGAGAAATCAGCATGGTGTGGATCTCACACGCGAGGCACCGCTCCTGAGAAGGATATCGCAACGCAAACAGCGCCGCTCCCCGAAGGAAGCAGCGCTATCGTGGCAGTCTGCGATCAGGAATCGAAGTCGGAGTCGGAATCCCCCACCTGACTCTTGAGCTTCTGCCCGGGACGGAAAGTCACCACTCGCCTGGCAGAGATCGGAATCTCCTCACCAGTCTTGGGATTACGTCCCGGTCGTTCACGCTTGTCTCGCAGGTCGAAATTACCGAACCCAGACAATTTGACCTGCTCGTTCTCACGCAGGCAAGCGCGGATTTCCTCGAAGAAAGCTTCCACCATGGACTTCGCTTCCCGCTTGGAAAGGCCGAGTTCCGTATGCAGATGCTCTGCCAGTTCGGCCTTGGTCAACGCACCCATGTTGTCATCCTCATGGTGATGGTCTTGCCAGCCGTCTGCGCTCACATACCGCTCCCTTCGATCAGGCTCTCAATTCCGCCTGTAGACGCTGGCGAGCAGTGGTAACGATGGCATCGACCAACTGATTGATTTCATCGTCATTTAGCGTGCGCGAAGGATGCTGCCAGGTCAAGCCCAGAGCGACACTCTTGTGTTGCTCAGCAACGCCCTTGCCCTGATAGACGTCAAACAACGCCACATCGGTCAGCCATTCGCCCGCCTCGCTGCCCACGGCATCAAGTAGCGCCTGGACCGGCGTGGTATCGGCTACGACAAAGGCCAGATCACGGCGGACCTCGGGGTAGCGTGACAGGGGTTTGAACGCAGGAACCCGTCCTTCGGTCAGTGCATCGAGACGCACTTCAAAGAGAATCGCATCAGCCTTGAGCCCCAGTTTCGCTCGCGTTGCCGGATGCAGTGCTCCGATCCAGCCGGCCTCTTCGCCACGATGCAGCACTCGTGCGCACTGTCCCGGATGCAAGGACGGGTGCTCACCCGGTTCGAAACGCCAGGCATTCGCATCACCAGCAACACCAAGCAGGCTCTCGAGATCACCCTTGAGGTCGAAGAAGTCGACCTTGTCACGACCACCGGTCCACCCCTCCGGCAGGCGTGATCCGCAAACCACCGCACCGAGCATCGGGATCTGCTCCAGCTGATCGAGTTCGCCGCGGAATACCAGACCACTCTCGAACAGCCGCACACGGGTCTGTTGGCGATTGAGATTGTGTTCCAACGCACGTACCAGACCCGGGAACAGACTGGCACGCATCACCGAAAGATCCGTAGAGATCGGGTTGGCCAGTACCGGCGACTTTGCCTCAGGCAACAACGCCTGCTGCAGCTCGGGAGCCACGAAGCTGTAGGTAATCGCCTCCTGATAGCCACATGCGGTCATCTGACGGCGCAGCAGTCCCAGCGGAGTGCGACCTTCGGCCTCGGGTTGCAACGCCAGGCGCACGGCTGGGCGACGCACAGGCAACTGGTTGTACCCATGGATCCGTGCGACTTCCTCAATCAGATCCTCTTCAATGCTGACATCAAAGCGCCAACTCGGCACCTTGACCGTCCAGCCATTATCCACGGACTCCACTGCCATACCGAGACGCTCGAGGATCTCGGCAATCTCGGCATTGTCCAGATGCTTGCTCAAGGCTCCCGCAAGGCGCGCCTCACGAAGGGTAACCTCTCGCCCGACGGGCAGATGCGCCTCACTGACCTGCTCGTTGAGAGGCCCGGCTTCACCGCCACAGATATCGAGCAGCAACTGCGTTGCACGCTCGATGGCACGACGCGTCATCTCGGGATCAACACCACGCTCGAAGCGATGAGAGGCATCGGTATGCAGGCCGTAGGAACGTGCCTGGCCGGCAACAGCAAGCGGCGTGAAGAAAGCTCCTTCGAGGAAGATATCGCGTGTTTCGCTGTTCACCCCGGAGTGCTCTCCCCCCATGACACCAGCGATGGCCAACGGCCCCTTCTCGTCAGCAATGATCAGCGTTCCGCTATCCAGCGCAACGTTCTGACCATCGAGAAGTACCAGCTCCTCACCCTGACGCGCCAGACGCACGATCACCGCCCCATTGAGGTTGGCGAGATCAAAGGCGTGCAGCGGCTGTCCGAGCTCGAGCATGACATAGTTGGTGACATCGACGGCCGGATCGATCGCGCGAATACCGCTGCGACGCAAGCGCTCCACCATCCAGGTTGGGGTGCTGGCGGTGATATCGACGCCCTTGATCACTCGTCCGATATACCGCGGGCAACGCTCGGGGTCATCGAGCTGGACCGGAAAGGTCTGGTCATGGGCAGCGACAACCGGAGTCCCCGGCAACTCGGCAAGCGGCAGGCGATTGAGCACTCCCACTTCCCGCGCCAGGCCGACCACACTGAGGCAATCGCCACGATTGGGAGTCAGATCAACCTCAATGGTGTGATCATCCAGTCCCAGGTACTCGCGCAGCCCAGTGCCCACCGGCGCATCCTCGGGCAACACCAGGATACCTTCAGACGTACCTTCTTCGAGCCCCAGCTCCGAGGCCGAGCAGATCATGCCGAAAGACTCGACACCTCGCAGCTTGGCCTTCTTGATCTTGAATGGCCCAGGCAATACCGCACCCACCTGGGCAAAAGGAATGCGCTGCCCGACGGCTACATTGGGGGCACCACAAACGACCTGCACGGTCTCACCACCACCGTCACGAACCTGACAGACATTCAACTTGTCAGCGTCGGGATGCTGAACCTTACCGACGACTTCAGCGACAACCACGTTGGTGAAATCGGCAGCAACCGGTTCCACGGCATCGACTTCCAGGCCAGCCATAGTGATCTGGTCGGCCAACCCCTGTGTCGAGAGCTGCGGCGAGACCCATTCGCGCAGCCACTGTTCGGAAACTTTCATTTCGGCTCCTGTTACGTCTGTTGCTGGCGAATGTCAGTGAAACTGCTTGAGGAAACGCAGATCATTTTCGAAGAACAGGCGCAGGTCGTTGACGCCATAGCGCAACATGGCCAAACGCTCCGCCCCCATACCGAAGGCAAAGCCGGTATAGCGCTCGGGATCAATACCGCCATGGCGGAATACTTCCGGATGCACCATTCCACAGCCCATGACTTCGAGCCAACCAGTCTGGGAGCACACACGGCAACCTTCGCCAGAGCACATCACGCATTCGATATCGACTTCGGCAGACGGCTCGGTGAACGGAAAATACGACGGGCGGAAACGCACCGAAAGGTCATCACGCTCAAAGAAGGCGTGCAGAAAATCCTCGATGGTGCCTTTGAGGTCGGCAAAGCTGACACCTTCCTCAATCAACAGACCCTCCACCTGATGGAACATCGGAGTATGGGTCAGGTCCGAATCACTGCGATACACGCGCCCCGGACAAACGATGCGAATCGGCGGCTCACCCGCCTTCATGGTGCGCACCTGCACCGGAGACGTATGGGTACGCAGCAGTCGAGTAGCATCAAAATAGAAAGTGTCGGCCATCCCCCGCGCAGGGTGATGCGCCGGAATATTCAGGGCTTCAAAGTTGTGGTAGTCATCCTCGAGCTCCGGGCCAACGGCAACGTCATAGCCAATGCGCCGGAACAGCGACTCGATACGTTCGAGAGTACGAGTCACGGGATGCAGACCGCCAGCAGGCTGACCACGCCCTGGCAACGTGACATCAACCCGCTCATCCGCCAGGCGCGCATCGAGCTCTGCCCTGGCCAGAGTATCGCGGCGTGTCTCGAGTTCCTGTGCCAGCGCCTGCTTCGCCTGGTTGATCTGCTCGCCGGCCGCAGGCCGCTCTTCAGGTGGCAGCTTACCGAGCCCCTTGAGCAGCGCCGTCAACTCGCCCTTCTTGCCCAGATAACGCACCCGAATCTCGTCGAGCGCCACCATGTTGTCTGCGGCCTTGATGGCCTCGCGAGCCTGTTGAACCAATACAGGTAGATGGTCCATCCGTAGAGCTCCGATGTGGTTGATCTTGCAGTGGAAACAAAAAAACAGGGGAAGAGCGGCTGCTCTTCCCCTGGGACGATCATGCTTCAGTACCCCTGAGGGTACGATGCGCTAATCGGACGCGCTTACTGGGCAGCCTTGGCCTTTTCCACGATGGCAGCAAAAGCAGCCTTCTCGTGAACGGCCAGGTCAGCCAACACCTTACGGTCGATTTCGATACCAGCCTTCTTCAGGCCACCAACGAAACGGCTGTAGGACAGACCATGCTGACGGGCACCGGCGTTGATACGCTGGATCCACAGGGCACGGAACTGACGCTTGCGCTGACGACGGTCACGATACGCATACTGACCGGCTTTGATGACGGCCTGCTTGGCCACGCGAAAAACGCGCGAACGGGCACCGTAGTAACCCTTGGCCTGCTTCAGAATCTTCTTGTGACGACGACGGGCGACGACACCACGCTTGACACGAGTCATAGCACTCTCCTGACTTTATCTAGTTACACCAAGGGTTAAATGTACGGCAGCATGCGACGCACGAGTGCCTTGTCGGCATCGTGAATCTGCTGCATGCCACGCAGCTGACGCTTACGCTTGGTGGACTTCTTGGTCAGAATGTGACTACGGAAGGACTGCTTGTGCTTGAAGCCATTAGCAGTCTTCTTGAAGCGCTTGGCTGCGCCACTGTTGCTTTTGATCTTCGGCATGAGGATAAACTCCGCTCGATATTTTTTAGAAAACCCGGGGCCGATCGCCAGTTCTTCAACTGACGACCCGTTTGTCTGGCCGTCGGATCACTTCTTCTTGGGGGCAATGATCATGATCATCTGGCGCCCTTCCATCTTGGGGAAGGCTTCCACTGTGCCGATCTCTTCGAGATCTGCAGCAATGCGTTCCATCAGCTTGCGGCCGAGGTCCTGGTGCGCCATTTCACGCCCACGAAAACGCAGGGTGACCTTGCCCTTGTCGCCACCTTCGAGGAAACGAATCAGGTTTTTCAGCTTGACCTGATAGTCTCCCTCGTCGGTGCCAGGCCGGAACTTTACTTCCTTGACCTGAATCTGCTTCTGCTTCTTCTTCTGAGCAGCCTTCTGTTTCTTCTGCTCGAATACGAACTTGCCGTAATCCATGATCTTGCAAACGATCGGATCGGCATTGGAAATCTGTACGAGATCCATCCCCTCAGCTTCGGCACGCTCAAGAGCATCGCTGGTATCCACGATGCCCAACTGCTCGCCGTCGCTCGCGATCAGGCGAACCTGATCCTCGGTGATGCGCTCGTTCATTGGCGGACGCTTTTCCTGGGGGCGTCCTCTGGGGTTGCTACGCTTGATGGTTGCGTCTCCACTTTAGCTTAGGAAGATGTCGAACAGGCGGCGGCCACATGACCGCCTACCCTCAATACCGCTCGGCCTGGACTCTCTCGATGAAGGCATCCACCGTCATGGTGCCCAGATTCTCACCGCTGCGCGTGCGCACAGCCACCGAGTCGGCCTCGACTTCCTTATCTCCGACGACAAGGAGATAAGGGACCTTC
This Halomonas huangheensis DNA region includes the following protein-coding sequences:
- the pheT gene encoding phenylalanine--tRNA ligase subunit beta gives rise to the protein MKVSEQWLREWVSPQLSTQGLADQITMAGLEVDAVEPVAADFTNVVVAEVVGKVQHPDADKLNVCQVRDGGGETVQVVCGAPNVAVGQRIPFAQVGAVLPGPFKIKKAKLRGVESFGMICSASELGLEEGTSEGILVLPEDAPVGTGLREYLGLDDHTIEVDLTPNRGDCLSVVGLAREVGVLNRLPLAELPGTPVVAAHDQTFPVQLDDPERCPRYIGRVIKGVDITASTPTWMVERLRRSGIRAIDPAVDVTNYVMLELGQPLHAFDLANLNGAVIVRLARQGEELVLLDGQNVALDSGTLIIADEKGPLAIAGVMGGEHSGVNSETRDIFLEGAFFTPLAVAGQARSYGLHTDASHRFERGVDPEMTRRAIERATQLLLDICGGEAGPLNEQVSEAHLPVGREVTLREARLAGALSKHLDNAEIAEILERLGMAVESVDNGWTVKVPSWRFDVSIEEDLIEEVARIHGYNQLPVRRPAVRLALQPEAEGRTPLGLLRRQMTACGYQEAITYSFVAPELQQALLPEAKSPVLANPISTDLSVMRASLFPGLVRALEHNLNRQQTRVRLFESGLVFRGELDQLEQIPMLGAVVCGSRLPEGWTGGRDKVDFFDLKGDLESLLGVAGDANAWRFEPGEHPSLHPGQCARVLHRGEEAGWIGALHPATRAKLGLKADAILFEVRLDALTEGRVPAFKPLSRYPEVRRDLAFVVADTTPVQALLDAVGSEAGEWLTDVALFDVYQGKGVAEQHKSVALGLTWQHPSRTLNDDEINQLVDAIVTTARQRLQAELRA
- the rpmI gene encoding 50S ribosomal protein L35, giving the protein MPKIKSNSGAAKRFKKTANGFKHKQSFRSHILTKKSTKRKRQLRGMQQIHDADKALVRRMLPYI
- the pheS gene encoding phenylalanine--tRNA ligase subunit alpha; protein product: MDHLPVLVQQAREAIKAADNMVALDEIRVRYLGKKGELTALLKGLGKLPPEERPAAGEQINQAKQALAQELETRRDTLARAELDARLADERVDVTLPGRGQPAGGLHPVTRTLERIESLFRRIGYDVAVGPELEDDYHNFEALNIPAHHPARGMADTFYFDATRLLRTHTSPVQVRTMKAGEPPIRIVCPGRVYRSDSDLTHTPMFHQVEGLLIEEGVSFADLKGTIEDFLHAFFERDDLSVRFRPSYFPFTEPSAEVDIECVMCSGEGCRVCSQTGWLEVMGCGMVHPEVFRHGGIDPERYTGFAFGMGAERLAMLRYGVNDLRLFFENDLRFLKQFH
- the infC gene encoding translation initiation factor IF-3, translated to MKRSNPRGRPQEKRPPMNERITEDQVRLIASDGEQLGIVDTSDALERAEAEGMDLVQISNADPIVCKIMDYGKFVFEQKKQKAAQKKKQKQIQVKEVKFRPGTDEGDYQVKLKNLIRFLEGGDKGKVTLRFRGREMAHQDLGRKLMERIAADLEEIGTVEAFPKMEGRQMIMIIAPKKK
- the rplT gene encoding 50S ribosomal protein L20, which codes for MTRVKRGVVARRRHKKILKQAKGYYGARSRVFRVAKQAVIKAGQYAYRDRRQRKRQFRALWIQRINAGARQHGLSYSRFVGGLKKAGIEIDRKVLADLAVHEKAAFAAIVEKAKAAQ